One part of the Alistipes onderdonkii genome encodes these proteins:
- a CDS encoding acyl-CoA reductase, with amino-acid sequence MKNAIGLFSRLGCRLRGFGDDARTREVIGRACRENGWFTPADIRRAVAAVAGVMLRRDVLAEWLAPYPVPVAEPRRVLVVMAGNIPLVGFFDMLCVLAAGHRCLVKPSAKDTVLMEYVIGLLRGIDPQVPVEFYDGSTSPDAVIATGSDNANRYFRAQYAGIPALLRGNRQSVAVLGGRETPAQLTALADDIWAYSGLGCRSVSLLFLPEGYDLQLRMPEVNVKYRNSYRQQKALLTMGGQPFRDLGAAVAVEERAFPAALSRINYSFYKSPAEVGAWLAEHDAGLQCVVSECIACRRRVDFGHAQSPALTDYPDDRDVMAFLTTSCL; translated from the coding sequence ATGAAAAATGCCATCGGACTCTTTTCACGGCTCGGGTGCCGCCTGCGCGGTTTCGGCGACGACGCCCGCACGCGGGAGGTAATCGGGCGTGCGTGCCGGGAAAACGGCTGGTTTACGCCTGCGGACATTCGCCGCGCCGTTGCGGCCGTCGCCGGCGTAATGCTCCGGCGCGACGTACTCGCGGAGTGGCTGGCGCCCTACCCCGTTCCTGTCGCCGAGCCCCGGCGCGTGCTGGTCGTCATGGCCGGGAATATCCCGCTGGTCGGATTTTTCGATATGCTGTGCGTGCTCGCCGCAGGGCACAGGTGCCTCGTAAAACCATCGGCCAAAGATACCGTCCTGATGGAATATGTCATCGGGTTGCTGCGCGGAATCGACCCGCAGGTTCCGGTGGAATTTTACGACGGCAGCACATCGCCCGATGCCGTGATCGCTACGGGCAGCGACAATGCCAACCGCTATTTCCGGGCGCAGTATGCGGGCATTCCCGCCCTGCTGCGCGGTAACCGCCAGTCGGTCGCGGTGCTCGGCGGCCGGGAAACCCCCGCGCAGCTCACTGCATTGGCCGACGACATCTGGGCTTATTCCGGACTGGGCTGCCGCAGCGTGTCGCTGCTTTTCCTGCCCGAGGGCTATGACCTGCAGCTGCGGATGCCGGAGGTGAATGTGAAATACAGGAACTCTTACCGCCAGCAGAAAGCCCTCCTGACGATGGGCGGACAGCCGTTCCGCGACCTGGGAGCTGCCGTGGCCGTCGAAGAGCGGGCCTTTCCCGCGGCGTTGAGCCGGATCAATTATTCGTTTTACAAATCACCCGCCGAGGTCGGGGCATGGCTCGCAGAGCACGATGCCGGATTGCAATGCGTCGTTTCGGAGTGCATTGCCTGCCGCCGCCGTGTGGATTTCGGCCATGCACAGTCCCCTGCGCTGACGGATTACCCCGACGACAGGGACGTCATGGCCTTCCTTACGACATCTTGTTTGTGA
- a CDS encoding nitroreductase family protein — MERTFKEALRHRRSYYALAPESPIDDTRIEEIVRFAIKHVPSAFNSQSTRAVLLLHEHHDELWKIVKRTLRAIVPEGAFARTEEKIEHSFAAGYGTVLFFEDTDVVRSLQQQFPGYAGNFPVWSEQTSAMHQLAVWTMLEDAGLGASLQHYNPLIDDEVRKRWSLPREWKLIAQMPFGTPAGEPGEKTFKPLDERIRVFR, encoded by the coding sequence ATGGAAAGGACATTCAAAGAGGCACTCCGCCACCGCCGCAGCTACTACGCATTAGCTCCGGAATCGCCCATAGACGACACACGGATCGAAGAAATCGTGCGTTTTGCCATAAAACACGTCCCGTCGGCCTTCAATTCGCAGTCGACACGTGCCGTGCTGCTGCTTCACGAGCACCACGACGAATTGTGGAAGATCGTGAAGCGCACCCTGCGGGCAATCGTCCCCGAAGGGGCATTCGCACGCACCGAGGAGAAGATCGAGCACAGCTTCGCAGCCGGGTACGGCACCGTACTTTTCTTCGAGGACACGGATGTCGTCCGCAGCCTGCAACAACAGTTTCCGGGCTATGCAGGGAATTTCCCGGTATGGTCGGAGCAGACGTCGGCCATGCACCAGCTGGCAGTCTGGACGATGCTGGAAGACGCAGGGTTGGGGGCATCGCTCCAACATTACAACCCGCTAATCGACGATGAGGTGCGCAAGCGCTGGAGCCTGCCCAGGGAGTGGAAACTCATCGCGCAAATGCCGTTCGGAACACCCGCCGGCGAACCGGGCGAAAAGACGTTCAAACCGCTGGACGAACGCATCAGGGTGTTCAGATAA
- a CDS encoding DNA (cytosine-5-)-methyltransferase yields MESFDRKDLRTKKNDVPDRKSRKAPKQGALNCLSFFSGAMGLDIGLEQEGINILLACETDNACRRTIVANEPGIGLIGDIRDYTAGEILEYANLKENGQVDIIVGGPPCQAFSTAGKRLGFQDERGNVFLKYIEVIREIQPQYAVIENVRGLFSSALSIDIDDEITRSYNINWAKTPGSTLFYIKKKLEAAGYNVTFNLYNSANFGSPQIRERVVITCTKSPNPVPYLRPTHSNEEVFGLERWRTFRDAVAGLDPARCDHIDFSEKRLKYIKMLKPGENWRNLPKELQPEAMGNSYHLGGGKTGFYRRLDWDSPSPTVVTHPAMPATELAHPTENRPLSIQEYKRIQEFPDDWVIEGSLLDKYKQIGNAVPVGLGRAIGRTIAAHRQGVETAAPEGFPYSRYKGTSDHEFETGILSGKRKKTSSQLTIEFD; encoded by the coding sequence TTGGAATCTTTCGACAGGAAGGATCTGCGGACGAAAAAAAATGACGTTCCCGATCGGAAATCCAGGAAGGCGCCAAAACAGGGAGCACTGAATTGCCTCTCCTTTTTCTCCGGGGCAATGGGGCTGGACATCGGACTGGAGCAGGAGGGCATCAACATATTACTGGCCTGCGAAACGGATAACGCATGCCGCCGGACGATCGTCGCCAACGAACCCGGCATCGGCCTGATCGGAGATATAAGGGACTACACGGCCGGGGAGATCCTGGAATATGCCAACCTCAAAGAAAACGGGCAGGTCGACATCATCGTCGGCGGGCCGCCCTGCCAGGCATTCAGCACGGCCGGGAAAAGGCTCGGCTTCCAGGACGAGCGGGGCAATGTCTTTCTGAAATACATAGAAGTCATCCGGGAGATACAACCGCAGTACGCCGTAATAGAAAACGTAAGAGGGTTGTTTTCGTCCGCACTTTCGATAGACATCGACGATGAAATTACCCGCAGCTACAACATCAATTGGGCAAAGACACCGGGGTCGACACTCTTTTATATCAAAAAGAAGCTGGAAGCCGCAGGTTACAACGTAACTTTCAACCTTTACAATTCGGCCAATTTCGGCTCCCCGCAAATCAGGGAGAGGGTCGTCATAACATGCACCAAATCCCCGAACCCGGTTCCGTACCTCCGTCCCACCCATTCGAACGAAGAGGTATTCGGGCTTGAAAGGTGGAGGACTTTCAGGGATGCAGTAGCCGGATTGGATCCGGCCCGATGCGACCACATCGACTTTTCCGAGAAGCGGCTGAAATACATAAAGATGCTGAAACCGGGGGAAAACTGGCGGAATCTGCCCAAAGAACTCCAGCCGGAAGCCATGGGAAACTCCTACCATCTGGGCGGTGGGAAAACGGGCTTTTACCGAAGGCTGGACTGGGATTCGCCGTCCCCCACGGTAGTCACCCATCCCGCCATGCCCGCAACGGAATTGGCGCACCCGACGGAAAACAGGCCCCTGTCCATACAAGAATACAAAAGGATTCAGGAATTTCCCGACGATTGGGTGATCGAAGGCAGTTTGCTGGACAAATACAAGCAAATCGGCAATGCGGTTCCCGTCGGGCTGGGCAGGGCAATCGGCAGGACAATCGCCGCCCACCGCCAGGGAGTCGAAACGGCGGCACCGGAAGGCTTTCCTTATTCCCGCTACAAGGGCACATCGGATCATGAATTCGAAACCGGAATTTTATCGGGAAAACGAAAAAAAACATCGTCCCAGTTGACGATCGAATTCGATTAA
- a CDS encoding SinI family restriction endonuclease, translating into MTDAYRFDESSTEQAIAYAKIYAGENYSPAMETVLKVAFSEKRNLPTFRLKSSDTILLSGYMKKWVGAYLAGYNNRPSVRTGNCSGTHPDPMAKTILRARISGLEDNLADKIVAGHSLLMTIENNIGELLEEYLSVKLSPLGWYCCWGSTIDAVDFCKADGSLLQIKTSDNSENSSSSRVRQGTPIGKWFRRFSRRPGVYNWESLNRMLGRPGYVSESDFRAFAEKTIAANPACIYIAANHLLNRP; encoded by the coding sequence ATGACGGATGCATACAGATTCGACGAATCGAGTACGGAACAGGCAATCGCCTATGCCAAAATATACGCCGGAGAAAATTATTCCCCCGCCATGGAGACCGTCCTGAAAGTCGCCTTCAGCGAAAAACGCAACTTGCCGACGTTCCGCCTGAAGAGTTCGGACACCATACTTCTATCCGGCTACATGAAAAAGTGGGTGGGGGCATACCTGGCCGGATATAACAACAGGCCCTCGGTCAGAACCGGGAATTGCTCCGGGACACATCCGGATCCGATGGCAAAAACGATCCTCAGAGCCAGGATATCCGGGCTCGAGGATAATCTGGCCGATAAAATAGTGGCCGGGCACTCCCTGCTGATGACGATCGAAAACAATATCGGCGAGTTGCTCGAAGAGTACCTGTCCGTAAAATTATCTCCCCTGGGATGGTATTGCTGCTGGGGGAGTACGATCGACGCGGTAGACTTTTGCAAGGCAGACGGCTCGCTGCTGCAGATAAAGACAAGCGACAATTCCGAAAACAGTTCCAGCAGCAGGGTCAGGCAGGGCACTCCCATCGGAAAATGGTTCCGCAGGTTCTCGAGGCGTCCGGGAGTATATAACTGGGAGTCGCTCAACAGGATGCTGGGACGGCCGGGATATGTGTCCGAGTCAGACTTCCGGGCCTTCGCGGAAAAGACCATAGCGGCAAACCCGGCCTGCATATATATAGCCGCCAACCACCTGTTGAACAGGCCCTGA
- a CDS encoding helix-turn-helix domain-containing protein encodes MNKKEIQSFSLATLLDICGRRPEDLYYDGCLIASRVNVKDEFNIDLFRYPTRLNAFAIIFCSKGSIVSTSGVTRHTIGERTLFVHLPGSILQVESVEDASVHAILCEEEFIQRINIDLKLLTQLFLQVEKHPSLPLDGEEWDGVMRSLDGIRIEGARQHNDPYSAEIIRSMIRTLAYKVCRIIARHVETGASDASSRSRNEEYFNQFMGVLARHYMQQRSVGFYAGQLNLTPKYLTTIIRKTSGRTAVQWIDDYVVLEAKNLLKYSTMSIQEISYYLNFPNQSFFGKYFKNHTGMTPTAYRLGK; translated from the coding sequence ATGAACAAAAAGGAGATTCAGAGCTTCTCGCTCGCCACATTGCTCGACATCTGCGGCCGCAGGCCGGAAGACCTCTATTACGATGGATGCCTGATCGCTTCGCGTGTCAATGTGAAGGATGAATTCAACATCGACCTGTTCCGGTATCCGACACGTCTGAACGCCTTTGCGATCATTTTTTGTTCTAAAGGTTCGATTGTTTCCACTTCGGGCGTGACGCGCCACACGATTGGCGAGAGGACGCTTTTCGTGCACCTGCCCGGCAGCATCCTGCAGGTCGAGTCGGTGGAGGACGCCAGCGTGCACGCCATTCTCTGCGAGGAGGAGTTCATCCAACGGATCAATATAGACCTCAAATTGCTGACACAGCTTTTCCTGCAGGTCGAGAAGCATCCCAGCCTGCCGCTCGACGGCGAGGAGTGGGACGGGGTCATGCGTTCGCTGGACGGGATCCGCATCGAGGGGGCACGGCAGCACAACGACCCCTACTCCGCCGAGATCATACGTTCGATGATCCGGACACTGGCCTACAAGGTCTGCCGGATCATCGCCCGGCATGTCGAGACGGGGGCGTCGGACGCCTCTTCGCGCAGCCGCAACGAGGAGTATTTCAACCAGTTCATGGGGGTGCTGGCCAGGCATTACATGCAGCAGCGTTCGGTCGGTTTCTATGCCGGCCAGCTGAACCTGACGCCCAAATACCTCACGACGATCATCCGCAAGACCAGCGGGCGCACGGCCGTGCAGTGGATCGACGACTATGTGGTGCTCGAAGCCAAAAACCTGCTGAAATACTCCACGATGAGCATCCAGGAGATCTCCTACTACCTGAATTTCCCCAACCAGTCGTTTTTCGGGAAATACTTCAAGAACCATACGGGCATGACCCCCACCGCTTACCGGCTGGGGAAATAG
- a CDS encoding efflux RND transporter periplasmic adaptor subunit: MKQTTFCAILLLATGCTSPKKTHTADPLRVGSIVVTPSSDIDAALYVGTIEEETSAALSFPVAGTVARTYADEGQRVQQGQLLAELDPTSARQTFDAAQAALDQAKDACARLKQLYDAESLPQIKWVEAQTRLRQAESAYGIARKNLDDCKLYAPFTGVIGKRQAAAGETVLPGVPAMTLLRIGTVKVRFPVPEQEIARLDTDSRLRITVAALGDRAFPAGKIEKGAVANPATHTYDVRATLSNADGELLPGMVCRVEASPAGAAEEIALPVRAVQQAGDGSRFVWKVSGDSVVRTAVATGRLVNNAVTITAGIQAGDRIVTDGMQKIGQGSKVIAE, translated from the coding sequence ATGAAACAAACGACTTTTTGCGCAATACTGCTGTTAGCGACAGGTTGCACATCACCGAAAAAGACCCATACGGCCGATCCGCTGCGGGTGGGCAGCATCGTCGTCACCCCGTCGTCGGACATCGACGCCGCGCTCTACGTCGGCACGATCGAGGAGGAGACCTCGGCCGCCCTGAGTTTCCCCGTCGCCGGTACCGTCGCGCGCACCTACGCAGACGAAGGGCAGCGCGTGCAGCAGGGGCAGCTGTTGGCCGAACTCGATCCGACGTCGGCCCGGCAGACCTTCGATGCCGCGCAGGCGGCACTCGACCAGGCGAAAGATGCCTGTGCGCGCCTCAAACAACTTTACGACGCCGAGAGCCTGCCCCAGATCAAGTGGGTCGAGGCGCAGACCCGGCTGCGCCAGGCCGAGTCGGCATACGGCATCGCCCGCAAAAACCTCGACGACTGCAAGTTGTACGCACCGTTCACGGGCGTCATCGGCAAACGGCAGGCCGCAGCGGGGGAGACGGTTCTGCCGGGCGTCCCGGCCATGACCCTGCTGCGGATCGGGACGGTGAAAGTCCGCTTCCCGGTACCCGAGCAGGAGATCGCACGCCTGGACACGGACAGCCGGCTGCGGATAACCGTCGCGGCACTCGGCGACCGTGCTTTCCCGGCCGGGAAGATCGAAAAGGGTGCCGTGGCAAACCCCGCCACACACACCTATGACGTACGCGCCACGCTGTCCAACGCCGACGGCGAGCTGCTTCCGGGCATGGTATGCCGCGTGGAGGCATCGCCGGCAGGGGCGGCCGAAGAGATCGCGCTGCCGGTACGCGCCGTGCAGCAGGCCGGCGACGGAAGCCGCTTCGTATGGAAAGTGAGCGGGGATTCGGTCGTCCGCACGGCTGTCGCCACGGGACGCCTGGTGAACAACGCCGTCACGATCACCGCAGGAATACAAGCGGGCGACCGCATCGTGACCGACGGGATGCAGAAAATCGGCCAGGGAAGTAAAGTCATAGCGGAATGA
- a CDS encoding efflux RND transporter permease subunit, translating into MKSNIISWSMRNFRIAFLIVGCLFAFGIYGLVHIPKQEFPEYTIRQGVVVGVYPGATSEEVEQQLAKPLEQFLMTYKEVKRSKTTSTSQNGMCYVMVELEDHVNDKDEVWSKIKHGLVAFKSQLPPGVAAVVTNDDFGDTSALLITLESDTRSYRELKGYMDDLSDRLRRIESVSNLRPYGVQQEQISIYADHERLAAYGIGEKVLSAALASQGLTPMGGSVSNAETETPIHIAPSLAGEREVAEQIIWSDPQGNVLRVKDVARVVREYDDPDSYIRNNGHRCVMLSMEMKAGFNIVQYGRDVDEVLHEFIAAELPADVQVQRIADQAKVVGDSVHSFLRDLFVAMAIIILVMMLLFPLRSAIVAAITIPLSTFISVGIMYLCGIPLNTVTLAALVVVLGMIVDNSIVVIDGYLDYLGRGHSRWFAAVESAREFFPSLLLATVCICMIFYPILFTMTGMMGDFLTYFPWTITINLMVSLLLAVLVIPFLEILIIPTVQPKKAGKSVTDRVHDLYRRVLAWTFRHGWLTISMGVASVIVSLLIATQLKLRMVPFADRDQFAVEIYLRPDVPLERTAAVADSVYRVLHDDARVKSVTSFVGCSSPRFQMSYAPQMAGKNYAQFIVNTTSVDDTEDILDQYADAWADRFPEAYVKFKQLDYQNVPSLEFRFYGSDIDSLRTATDGLMARMRRMPELQWVHSDYEDPRSVIDVRLDPVTAPQLGVTRTLAAVNLALASGDVPVGSVWEGDYRLPVVLKNDTRQGQRSLSDIGDTYISSPVPSVSVPLRQIADVEPIWSQSKIVHRNGMRCITVTADLKRGANAMRMTSRISDIIDRELVLPAGVTTELGGAHEFDWETIPPIASGLSISLVIIFFFILVNFRKFGITLVVMASMSLCLFGAVVGLRIADFTIGLTSVLGFITLLGMIVRNVILMYQHAEDKRKVCHWSARLAAYDAGKRRMVPIFLTTATTAVGVVPMMFGGSTFWAPVGVTIFAGGIGSLILVVTILPVLYSKIYK; encoded by the coding sequence ATGAAAAGCAATATAATATCGTGGTCGATGCGCAATTTCCGCATCGCCTTCCTCATCGTGGGCTGCCTGTTCGCCTTCGGTATTTACGGGCTGGTGCATATTCCCAAGCAGGAGTTCCCGGAATACACGATCCGCCAGGGCGTGGTGGTGGGCGTCTATCCCGGCGCCACGAGCGAAGAGGTCGAGCAGCAGCTCGCCAAGCCGCTCGAACAGTTCCTGATGACTTACAAGGAGGTCAAACGGTCGAAGACCACCTCCACGTCGCAGAACGGCATGTGCTACGTGATGGTCGAACTCGAAGACCACGTGAACGACAAGGACGAAGTGTGGTCAAAGATCAAGCACGGCCTGGTGGCATTCAAGTCGCAGTTGCCGCCGGGCGTTGCGGCCGTGGTCACCAACGACGACTTCGGCGACACCTCGGCGCTGCTCATCACGCTTGAATCCGACACGCGGTCGTACCGCGAACTGAAAGGCTACATGGACGACCTGAGCGACCGCCTGCGCCGCATCGAGTCGGTCTCGAACCTGCGCCCGTACGGCGTGCAGCAGGAGCAAATCTCGATCTACGCCGACCATGAACGGCTGGCGGCCTACGGCATCGGCGAAAAAGTCCTCTCGGCCGCGCTCGCCTCGCAGGGACTGACCCCGATGGGCGGGTCGGTCAGCAACGCCGAGACCGAAACGCCCATCCACATCGCGCCGTCGCTGGCCGGCGAGCGGGAGGTCGCCGAGCAGATCATCTGGAGCGACCCCCAGGGGAATGTGCTGCGCGTGAAGGACGTGGCGCGCGTCGTACGCGAATACGACGACCCGGACAGCTACATCCGCAACAACGGCCATCGCTGCGTCATGCTGTCGATGGAGATGAAGGCGGGCTTCAACATCGTGCAATACGGCCGTGACGTGGACGAAGTGCTGCACGAATTCATTGCGGCCGAGCTCCCCGCGGACGTCCAGGTGCAGCGCATCGCCGACCAGGCCAAGGTCGTGGGCGACTCGGTGCACTCGTTCCTGCGCGACCTGTTCGTCGCCATGGCCATCATCATCCTGGTGATGATGCTCCTCTTCCCGCTGCGGTCGGCCATCGTGGCGGCCATCACCATCCCGCTGTCGACCTTCATCTCGGTGGGAATCATGTACCTGTGCGGCATCCCGCTCAACACGGTGACCCTCGCGGCGCTGGTCGTGGTGCTGGGTATGATCGTCGACAATTCGATCGTGGTGATCGACGGCTACCTCGACTACCTCGGGCGCGGCCACTCGCGCTGGTTCGCGGCGGTCGAGAGCGCCCGGGAGTTCTTCCCGTCGCTGCTGCTGGCCACGGTCTGCATCTGCATGATCTTCTATCCGATCCTCTTCACCATGACGGGCATGATGGGCGACTTCCTGACCTATTTCCCGTGGACGATCACGATCAACCTGATGGTCTCGCTGCTGCTGGCCGTGCTGGTGATCCCGTTCCTCGAAATCCTCATCATCCCCACCGTACAGCCGAAAAAAGCGGGCAAGTCGGTCACAGACCGCGTACACGACCTCTACCGCCGCGTACTGGCGTGGACGTTCCGCCACGGCTGGCTGACGATCTCGATGGGCGTCGCTTCGGTCATCGTATCGCTGCTGATCGCCACGCAGCTCAAGCTGCGCATGGTTCCCTTCGCCGACCGCGACCAGTTCGCCGTGGAGATCTACCTGCGCCCCGACGTGCCGCTGGAGCGCACCGCCGCCGTAGCCGACTCGGTCTACCGGGTGCTGCACGACGATGCGCGCGTGAAATCGGTCACCTCGTTCGTCGGGTGCTCCTCGCCGCGCTTCCAGATGAGCTACGCCCCGCAGATGGCAGGCAAGAACTACGCACAGTTCATCGTCAACACCACCTCGGTCGACGACACCGAAGATATCCTCGACCAGTATGCCGACGCATGGGCCGACCGTTTCCCCGAGGCCTATGTCAAATTCAAGCAGCTCGACTACCAGAACGTCCCCTCGCTGGAGTTCCGGTTCTACGGCAGCGACATCGACTCGCTGCGCACCGCGACCGACGGCCTGATGGCCCGGATGCGCCGGATGCCCGAGCTGCAATGGGTACACTCCGACTACGAAGACCCCCGTTCGGTCATCGACGTGCGGCTGGATCCCGTCACGGCACCGCAGCTGGGCGTCACGCGGACGCTGGCCGCGGTCAACCTGGCACTGGCTTCGGGCGACGTCCCGGTCGGATCGGTCTGGGAGGGCGATTACCGGCTGCCCGTCGTACTCAAGAACGACACACGGCAGGGCCAGCGCTCGCTCTCCGACATCGGGGACACCTACATCTCGTCGCCGGTGCCTTCGGTCAGCGTGCCCCTGCGCCAGATCGCCGACGTGGAGCCCATCTGGAGCCAGAGCAAGATCGTACACCGCAACGGCATGCGCTGCATAACCGTCACGGCCGACCTCAAACGCGGCGCCAACGCCATGCGGATGACTTCACGCATCAGCGACATCATCGACCGGGAGCTGGTGCTCCCGGCAGGCGTCACCACGGAACTGGGCGGCGCCCATGAATTCGACTGGGAGACCATCCCGCCCATCGCATCGGGGCTGTCGATCTCGCTGGTGATCATTTTCTTCTTCATCCTCGTCAACTTCCGCAAGTTCGGCATCACGCTGGTGGTCATGGCCTCGATGTCGCTGTGCCTGTTCGGCGCCGTCGTCGGGCTGCGGATCGCCGACTTCACCATCGGCCTCACGTCGGTGCTGGGATTCATCACGCTGCTGGGCATGATCGTGCGCAACGTCATCCTGATGTACCAGCACGCCGAGGACAAACGCAAGGTCTGCCACTGGTCGGCACGCCTGGCGGCCTACGACGCCGGCAAGCGGCGCATGGTGCCGATCTTCCTCACAACCGCGACCACGGCCGTAGGCGTCGTGCCGATGATGTTCGGCGGCAGTACGTTCTGGGCGCCGGTCGGCGTAACGATCTTCGCCGGCGGCATCGGCTCGCTGATCCTCGTAGTCACGATCCTGCCCGTCCTCTATTCCAAAATTTACAAATGA
- a CDS encoding TolC family protein: MKKTVLFLLLCMAAAPGLSQTLTLDECRAAAEEHNRTLKNSRLGLDAALQTRREAFTTYFPQVSASGGVFQAQHGLVQADFTIPQMGSLPLSLVKRGIQGSVTAVQPLFAGLKIVSGNKLARLGEEVAQLQLQKTAAEVRERTDTYFWQVVSLRDNLSTIEAVERQLAEIHRQVALSVEAGLVTTNDLLRVELRRQEVASERLKVENGLKVSKMLLAQHIGADWHTFDIAAAAFGEPEAPAAYYVPVDEALDRRAEYLLSEKNVEAQKYRKRMERGKRLPTVAVGAGYLYYNVTDKDVDDGMVFAQVSIPISDWWGGAHALKKARIDEMQAENDRLEAREMLAVEIERTWSEVQEAHAQILLMQRSVASATENLRQNRNFYDAGTATLTDLLDAETLYTQSRNNLTSAYAAYHTSLAKYMRVTGR; this comes from the coding sequence ATGAAAAAGACCGTCCTATTCCTCCTGCTGTGCATGGCCGCCGCCCCGGGCCTGTCCCAGACGCTCACGCTCGACGAGTGCCGCGCCGCGGCCGAGGAGCATAACCGCACGCTCAAAAACAGCCGCCTCGGCCTCGACGCCGCCTTGCAGACGCGCCGCGAGGCATTCACCACCTATTTCCCGCAGGTCTCGGCCTCGGGCGGCGTATTCCAGGCCCAGCACGGGCTGGTGCAGGCCGATTTCACGATCCCGCAGATGGGGTCGCTGCCCCTGTCGCTGGTAAAACGCGGCATCCAGGGTTCCGTCACGGCCGTGCAGCCCCTGTTCGCAGGGCTGAAGATCGTCAGCGGCAACAAACTCGCCCGGCTGGGCGAAGAGGTCGCGCAGCTGCAACTGCAAAAGACCGCAGCCGAGGTGCGCGAACGTACCGACACCTATTTCTGGCAGGTGGTATCGCTCAGGGACAACCTTTCGACCATCGAAGCCGTGGAGCGGCAACTGGCGGAGATACACCGCCAGGTCGCACTCTCGGTCGAGGCAGGGCTCGTGACCACGAACGACCTGCTGCGCGTGGAACTGCGCAGGCAGGAGGTAGCCTCCGAGCGGCTGAAGGTCGAAAACGGGCTGAAGGTGTCGAAGATGCTGCTCGCACAGCATATCGGCGCCGACTGGCATACGTTCGACATCGCGGCCGCAGCCTTCGGCGAACCGGAGGCCCCGGCAGCCTATTACGTGCCGGTGGACGAGGCGCTCGACCGCCGCGCGGAATACCTGCTCTCGGAAAAGAACGTCGAGGCGCAGAAATACCGCAAACGCATGGAACGCGGCAAACGGCTGCCGACCGTGGCCGTGGGCGCCGGGTACCTCTATTATAACGTGACCGACAAGGACGTGGACGACGGAATGGTCTTCGCACAGGTATCCATCCCCATTTCCGACTGGTGGGGCGGGGCTCATGCCCTGAAAAAGGCCCGCATCGACGAGATGCAGGCCGAGAACGACCGGCTGGAAGCCCGCGAAATGCTCGCCGTGGAGATCGAACGGACATGGAGCGAAGTGCAGGAGGCCCACGCACAGATCCTGCTCATGCAGCGTTCGGTGGCATCGGCCACCGAAAACCTGCGGCAGAACCGCAATTTCTACGACGCAGGGACAGCTACCCTCACAGACCTGCTCGACGCCGAGACGCTCTACACCCAGAGCCGCAACAACCTCACCTCGGCCTATGCCGCCTACCACACCTCGCTCGCGAAATACATGCGCGTCACGGGGCGCTAA
- a CDS encoding TetR/AcrR family transcriptional regulator → MNKEAILNAACELFLREGMQKLTMRAIAREIGIPKQELCSLFAGKWELVGQSVAARLQKEDAYFDSVCAAARNPMDALLRMSAAMYDAFDAMGWEFAEDVSYYPSAIDALHAERRALRKRQRAVFMRGVDEGYLLGEAYYGLLEKLFWQNFSVGNRDREAAMRMLFTVVRGSATAKGWQEAELVRQEMGLGY, encoded by the coding sequence ATGAATAAAGAAGCTATCTTGAATGCCGCCTGCGAACTCTTCCTCCGCGAAGGGATGCAGAAACTCACTATGCGCGCCATCGCCAGGGAAATCGGCATCCCCAAACAGGAGTTGTGCAGTCTCTTCGCGGGGAAGTGGGAGCTGGTCGGCCAGAGCGTGGCCGCCCGGCTGCAAAAGGAGGACGCATACTTCGACTCGGTCTGTGCGGCCGCCCGGAACCCGATGGACGCCCTGCTGCGCATGTCCGCCGCCATGTACGACGCCTTCGATGCGATGGGCTGGGAATTCGCCGAGGACGTTTCCTATTATCCGTCGGCGATCGACGCGCTCCATGCCGAACGGCGTGCGCTCCGCAAACGCCAGCGTGCCGTTTTCATGCGGGGCGTCGATGAGGGGTACCTGCTCGGCGAGGCGTATTACGGGTTGCTGGAAAAACTCTTCTGGCAGAATTTCTCCGTCGGCAACCGCGACCGCGAAGCTGCGATGCGCATGCTCTTTACCGTCGTGCGCGGTTCCGCCACCGCGAAAGGCTGGCAGGAGGCCGAACTGGTGCGGCAGGAGATGGGACTGGGCTACTGA